One window from the genome of Candidatus Hydrogenedens sp. encodes:
- a CDS encoding acyl-CoA-binding protein, which yields MSEELKAKFEQAAKDVTQLSEAPDAQTKLRLYALYKQASEGDCKGSRPGMMDFVGRAKYDAWKALEGTSQEQAMQMYIDLVEELKANDKK from the coding sequence ATGTCAGAGGAATTAAAAGCAAAATTTGAACAGGCTGCTAAAGATGTAACTCAATTGTCAGAGGCACCTGATGCTCAAACCAAACTACGTTTATATGCTTTATATAAGCAGGCTTCAGAAGGGGATTGCAAAGGTTCCCGTCCTGGTATGATGGATTTTGTAGGCAGGGCTAAATATGATGCATGGAAGGCGTTAGAAGGAACATCGCAAGAACAGGCTATGCAGATGTATATTGACCTTGTAGAAGAATTGAAGGCAAACGACAAAAAATAA
- the ppdK gene encoding pyruvate, phosphate dikinase has product MAKKYVYFFGGGKADGRADMKEILGGKGANLAEMASLGIPVPAGFTISTEMCTEYYANKGKLPSSLIDEVNKAMQKVEKIMGKKFGDPKNPLLVSVRSGARISMPGMMETVLNVGLCSKTIPGLIEKTKNERFVYDSYRRLIMMYADVVMEKAAGIEPEKEELAVRKQMESAMEEMKKQKGVKLDTELTADDLKELSEKFKQIVKNTLKKEFPDDPNEQLWGAIKAVFQSWNGKRAIAYRRIEKIPDDWGTAVNVQSMVFGNLGDSSATGVAFTRNPATGENKFYGEWLINAQGEDVVAGIRTPYPLNEATKSQENQHLPSMEKLLPKTYKELVAIRNKLEKHFKDMQDIEFTIEEGKLYMLQTRTGKRTGMAAVRIAVDMVNEKLIDKKTAIMRVKPTQLDEFLHPMLDPADEQKAKVLAKGLPAGPGGAVGKIVLTADDAEAWTKKGEKVILVREETSPEDVHGMHAAEAILTARGGMTSHAALVARGWGKCCIVGCGSLHINLEKKEIYVAGEVLKEGDWISMNGSLGKVYKGALKVIPAQPEKNKWFASIMKWADEIRVLKVRTNAERPDDAEKAVEFGAEGIGLARTEHMFFQPERIIHMREMILAKNQEERRSAVMKLLPFQKEDFIGIFKAMNGRPVTVRLLDPPLHEFVGSLLEDPEELQNLAKVCSVTVDEIKARVEKLHEMNPMLGHRGCRLGITYPEITEMQARAILEAAGTLIKQKMKVLPEIMVPLVGTKQELDNQVAIIHQVAKDVMKEMGVKINYMVGTMIEVPRAALTANKIAETAEFFSFGTNDLTQMGFGFSRDDIGSFLPIYLEKKILPADPFEVLDQEGIGQLIQMAVEKGRATRPDLKCGICGEHGGEPSSVKFCHRVGLNYVSCSPYRVPIARFAAAQAEIESPRNKSSKPTKSAQKKKQKKTSRRK; this is encoded by the coding sequence ATGGCTAAGAAGTATGTATATTTCTTCGGTGGAGGTAAGGCAGATGGCCGAGCCGACATGAAAGAAATCCTCGGTGGAAAAGGAGCCAATCTTGCTGAAATGGCAAGTTTAGGTATCCCTGTTCCTGCTGGATTTACAATCTCAACGGAAATGTGCACTGAATACTACGCTAATAAAGGGAAACTCCCTTCTTCTCTTATTGATGAAGTAAATAAAGCGATGCAAAAAGTAGAAAAAATCATGGGTAAAAAATTTGGTGACCCTAAAAATCCTTTATTAGTATCTGTTCGTTCCGGGGCGAGAATATCAATGCCAGGAATGATGGAAACGGTATTAAACGTTGGTCTTTGCTCTAAAACAATTCCAGGACTCATTGAAAAAACTAAAAATGAACGTTTTGTATACGACTCTTATCGTCGTCTCATTATGATGTATGCCGATGTCGTGATGGAAAAAGCAGCAGGCATTGAACCTGAAAAAGAAGAGTTGGCAGTCCGCAAACAAATGGAATCGGCAATGGAAGAGATGAAAAAACAAAAAGGTGTAAAACTGGATACGGAACTTACCGCAGATGATTTGAAAGAATTAAGCGAAAAATTTAAGCAAATTGTTAAGAATACATTAAAGAAAGAATTTCCAGATGACCCCAATGAGCAGTTGTGGGGTGCAATCAAAGCGGTATTCCAATCTTGGAATGGGAAACGTGCTATTGCTTATCGTCGTATTGAGAAAATTCCCGATGATTGGGGAACAGCGGTAAATGTACAATCTATGGTCTTTGGTAATTTAGGTGATTCCTCTGCAACAGGTGTTGCATTCACACGTAATCCTGCTACAGGTGAAAACAAATTCTATGGTGAATGGCTCATCAACGCACAGGGCGAAGACGTTGTTGCTGGCATTCGAACACCGTATCCATTAAATGAAGCCACAAAAAGCCAAGAAAACCAACACCTGCCATCGATGGAAAAATTATTACCTAAAACATACAAAGAATTAGTTGCTATTCGTAATAAATTAGAGAAACACTTCAAAGATATGCAAGACATCGAGTTTACTATCGAAGAAGGTAAACTCTACATGTTACAAACACGCACTGGGAAACGTACTGGTATGGCTGCAGTCCGAATCGCTGTAGATATGGTAAATGAAAAATTGATTGATAAGAAAACAGCCATCATGCGTGTGAAACCAACACAACTTGATGAATTTCTACACCCGATGTTAGACCCTGCAGACGAACAAAAAGCAAAAGTTCTTGCCAAAGGGTTGCCCGCAGGACCTGGTGGTGCGGTAGGTAAAATCGTGTTAACTGCAGATGATGCAGAAGCATGGACAAAGAAAGGTGAAAAAGTTATCCTTGTTCGTGAAGAAACCTCCCCCGAAGATGTCCACGGTATGCATGCAGCAGAAGCCATTCTAACAGCAAGAGGCGGTATGACCTCTCATGCTGCATTAGTCGCTCGTGGCTGGGGCAAATGCTGTATCGTAGGTTGTGGCAGTTTACATATTAACCTTGAAAAGAAAGAAATCTATGTCGCTGGTGAAGTCCTGAAAGAGGGAGACTGGATTTCCATGAACGGTAGCCTCGGAAAAGTTTACAAAGGTGCCCTCAAGGTTATCCCTGCTCAACCAGAGAAAAATAAATGGTTTGCCTCTATTATGAAATGGGCTGATGAAATTCGTGTATTAAAAGTTCGTACAAATGCGGAGCGTCCAGATGATGCAGAAAAAGCAGTAGAATTTGGTGCGGAAGGTATTGGTTTAGCACGCACGGAACACATGTTCTTCCAGCCAGAACGAATTATTCATATGCGTGAAATGATTCTGGCTAAAAATCAAGAAGAACGTCGTTCTGCCGTTATGAAACTTTTACCTTTCCAGAAAGAAGATTTCATTGGTATTTTCAAAGCTATGAATGGTAGACCCGTAACTGTTCGTCTGCTTGACCCGCCTTTACATGAGTTCGTGGGGAGCCTTTTAGAAGACCCTGAAGAACTTCAAAATCTTGCAAAGGTTTGCAGTGTAACCGTTGACGAAATCAAAGCACGCGTTGAAAAACTCCACGAGATGAACCCCATGTTAGGACATCGTGGTTGCCGTTTAGGTATCACCTATCCAGAAATCACAGAAATGCAAGCCCGTGCTATCCTTGAAGCTGCTGGAACCTTAATTAAACAAAAAATGAAGGTCCTTCCAGAAATTATGGTTCCACTTGTCGGAACAAAACAAGAATTAGACAATCAAGTTGCTATCATTCATCAAGTAGCAAAAGATGTCATGAAAGAAATGGGTGTAAAGATTAATTACATGGTCGGCACTATGATTGAAGTGCCACGAGCCGCTTTGACTGCAAATAAGATTGCAGAAACTGCCGAATTCTTTAGTTTCGGAACAAATGACCTTACGCAAATGGGCTTCGGCTTCTCCCGCGATGATATTGGTAGTTTCCTTCCTATTTATTTAGAGAAAAAAATCCTGCCTGCAGACCCATTTGAAGTTTTAGACCAAGAGGGAATTGGACAACTTATTCAAATGGCTGTAGAAAAAGGAAGAGCCACACGCCCCGACCTCAAATGTGGTATCTGTGGTGAACATGGTGGCGAACCTTCTTCAGTTAAGTTCTGTCATCGGGTTGGCTTAAATTATGTAAGTTGCAGTCCTTACCGTGTTCCAATTGCACGGTTCGCCGCAGCACAGGCAGAAATTGAATCTCCTCGAAATAAATCGTCAAAACCTACCAAATCTGCACAAAAAAAGAAGCAGAAGAAAACCTCACGTAGAAAGTAA
- a CDS encoding acetyl-CoA C-acetyltransferase, producing MSNVFIIDAVRTPVGSLNGVFAEYSAVELATNLVKELLKRHPEIEPEQIDEVVLGEVLTAGLGQNPSRQVAIRSGIPQTIPAYTVNMVCGSGMKSIELAWQRIKMGNAKIIFAGGMENMSQAPYLLKNLRRGARMGDTAAVDSMIFDGLWDIFNQYHMGITAENVAERFEVSREAQDQFAYESQMKCAKAYEKSLFKSEIVPITIETKKGPLVIDKDEHPRPDTNLEKLSKLKPAFKPNGTVTAGNASGINDGSAILILVAEDILPKVKPMFNPVRVVDIQAMGCDPAFMGLGPIFATKKLLEKNQLKVDDIDLWELNEAFSAQSIPCIQQIGMNPEIVNVNGGAIALGHPIGCSGARITTTLIYEMQRRKSKKGIATMCIGGGMGISGLFEAS from the coding sequence ATGAGCAATGTTTTTATTATTGATGCAGTACGCACACCAGTAGGCTCTCTGAATGGTGTTTTTGCTGAATATTCTGCTGTTGAATTGGCTACTAACCTTGTAAAAGAATTGTTAAAACGTCATCCTGAGATTGAACCAGAACAAATCGATGAGGTTGTCCTTGGTGAGGTGTTAACTGCTGGATTAGGTCAAAATCCATCAAGACAGGTAGCAATTCGAAGTGGCATTCCTCAAACTATACCTGCGTATACTGTTAATATGGTTTGTGGCTCTGGAATGAAATCCATCGAATTGGCATGGCAACGTATAAAGATGGGGAATGCCAAAATCATTTTTGCTGGTGGAATGGAAAATATGTCACAGGCGCCATATCTGCTTAAAAATTTAAGACGTGGTGCAAGGATGGGTGATACCGCTGCTGTTGACAGTATGATTTTTGACGGTTTGTGGGATATTTTTAATCAATACCACATGGGTATAACTGCAGAGAATGTTGCGGAACGGTTCGAAGTCTCTCGAGAAGCCCAAGACCAATTCGCTTATGAAAGTCAAATGAAATGTGCAAAAGCATACGAAAAAAGTTTGTTTAAATCTGAAATTGTTCCGATTACAATAGAAACTAAAAAAGGACCATTAGTAATTGACAAAGATGAACATCCACGACCAGATACAAATTTAGAAAAGTTAAGTAAATTAAAACCAGCATTCAAACCGAATGGTACTGTAACTGCAGGAAATGCGTCAGGTATTAATGACGGTTCTGCTATATTAATACTTGTTGCTGAAGACATACTTCCAAAGGTAAAGCCCATGTTCAATCCTGTACGTGTAGTGGATATACAGGCGATGGGATGTGACCCTGCCTTTATGGGATTAGGTCCTATCTTTGCCACAAAAAAACTATTAGAGAAAAACCAATTAAAAGTAGATGATATTGATTTATGGGAACTTAACGAAGCCTTTTCTGCACAGTCGATTCCTTGCATTCAGCAAATAGGGATGAATCCTGAAATTGTTAATGTTAACGGTGGTGCAATTGCTCTTGGCCATCCGATCGGTTGTTCAGGTGCTCGTATTACGACCACTCTAATTTATGAGATGCAACGTCGAAAATCTAAAAAAGGTATAGCCACAATGTGTATTGGTGGTGGCATGGGAATTAGTGGACTTTTTGAAGCAAGCTAA
- the gatA gene encoding Asp-tRNA(Asn)/Glu-tRNA(Gln) amidotransferase subunit GatA: MQEKWWAKTATDISEHVRKKEVSPVEVVQDFLERIQEVDSKVDAFTQVWSDYALQQAKSLEEKVVKGEPLGPLAGVPVSIKEVICTREGFTTCASKILAGYRSPYDATVVNKLRDADAIFIGKVNMDEFAMGSSTENSSIKLTRNPWNLEYVPGGSSGGSAASVSAEECVVSLGSDTGGSIRQPASFCGCVGLKPTYGRVSRFGLVAFASSLDQIGPLSKNVLDSAVVLSVISGKDPNDTTSVDLPQVDFAEKIRKGVKPTSLRIGLPKEYFTGDLNKEVKELILKGVQVLEKQGASVVEISLPHTEFAVSTYYIICTAEASANLARFDGVRYGFRHPETSDIIEMYKRTRSEGFGPEVQRRILLGTYVLSSGYYDAYYLKAQKVRKLITQDFQKAFQDCDVIVGPTSPTPAFRFGEKIQNPLEMYLSDIYTISVNLSALPAISVPCGLSKEGLPVGMQFIGKHFDEENLLSVAYLYEVNCEQNLGSPPIN, encoded by the coding sequence ATGCAGGAGAAGTGGTGGGCAAAAACAGCTACAGACATTAGTGAGCATGTCCGTAAGAAAGAAGTATCCCCTGTGGAAGTTGTTCAGGATTTTTTGGAACGTATTCAGGAAGTAGATAGTAAGGTTGATGCATTTACTCAAGTTTGGAGTGATTATGCTCTTCAGCAGGCGAAGTCATTGGAGGAAAAAGTAGTGAAAGGGGAACCTCTTGGACCTCTTGCTGGGGTTCCTGTCTCAATAAAGGAGGTTATTTGTACACGAGAAGGATTTACAACCTGTGCTTCAAAGATACTTGCGGGTTATCGTAGTCCTTATGATGCGACAGTGGTTAATAAGTTGAGGGATGCGGATGCTATTTTTATTGGTAAAGTAAATATGGACGAGTTTGCCATGGGTTCTTCAACTGAAAATAGTTCAATTAAGTTGACGCGGAATCCGTGGAATCTTGAATATGTGCCAGGAGGTTCAAGTGGTGGTTCTGCAGCCTCAGTGTCTGCAGAAGAGTGTGTTGTGTCATTGGGAAGTGATACAGGAGGTTCTATTCGCCAGCCTGCTTCTTTTTGTGGATGTGTGGGATTAAAGCCTACCTATGGCAGAGTTTCACGATTCGGATTAGTAGCATTTGCGTCGTCATTAGACCAAATTGGTCCGCTGAGTAAAAATGTTTTGGATAGTGCTGTAGTTTTGTCTGTTATCAGTGGGAAAGACCCAAATGATACGACTTCTGTTGACCTTCCACAAGTTGATTTTGCGGAAAAGATAAGAAAAGGTGTGAAACCGACATCCCTGCGAATTGGATTACCGAAGGAATATTTTACTGGGGATTTGAATAAAGAAGTAAAGGAACTTATTTTGAAAGGTGTTCAGGTTTTAGAGAAGCAAGGAGCATCTGTGGTAGAAATATCACTTCCGCATACGGAGTTTGCAGTTTCAACGTATTATATTATTTGTACGGCGGAAGCAAGTGCGAATTTGGCGAGATTTGATGGGGTTCGTTATGGTTTTCGACATCCGGAGACGAGTGATATTATAGAAATGTACAAACGTACGCGTAGTGAAGGTTTTGGACCTGAGGTGCAGAGGCGTATTTTGTTAGGGACGTATGTCTTGTCCAGTGGGTACTATGATGCATATTATTTAAAGGCACAAAAAGTTCGCAAATTAATCACTCAAGATTTTCAGAAGGCATTTCAGGATTGTGATGTTATTGTAGGACCGACTTCACCCACCCCTGCGTTCCGATTTGGAGAAAAAATTCAGAATCCTTTGGAAATGTATTTGAGTGATATATATACCATATCTGTTAACTTGTCAGCGTTACCGGCAATTTCTGTTCCATGTGGATTATCTAAAGAAGGTTTGCCGGTAGGGATGCAGTTTATTGGTAAACATTTTGATGAAGAAAATCTATTATCGGTGGCGTATCTATACGAAGTCAATTGTGAACAGAATCTTGGTTCGCCACCTATAAATTAG
- the rsfS gene encoding ribosome silencing factor encodes MQKKSSTITNVSKRRRKPSSLTVARAIARVAAEKKAKDIKAYDVEGLTLIADSFVLCTVMSEPQQKAVFNSVYEELKEKGITPLSTEGGFQDNWMVMDYGSVVFHIFRQKARDYYDLDGMWGDAPTLDLKFKKGKHEEE; translated from the coding sequence GTGCAAAAGAAAAGTTCGACAATAACTAATGTGTCCAAACGACGGCGTAAGCCATCATCTCTTACTGTGGCAAGAGCCATTGCTCGTGTTGCTGCAGAGAAAAAAGCAAAAGACATAAAGGCATATGACGTAGAAGGGTTGACCTTGATTGCTGATAGTTTTGTTCTTTGTACAGTTATGAGTGAGCCTCAACAAAAAGCGGTATTTAATTCGGTTTATGAAGAATTAAAGGAGAAAGGAATTACCCCTTTATCGACTGAAGGGGGCTTCCAGGATAATTGGATGGTTATGGATTATGGCTCGGTTGTTTTTCATATTTTCCGTCAGAAAGCAAGAGATTATTATGACTTAGATGGGATGTGGGGTGATGCACCCACGTTAGACTTAAAATTTAAAAAGGGTAAACACGAGGAAGAATAA
- the gatC gene encoding Asp-tRNA(Asn)/Glu-tRNA(Gln) amidotransferase subunit GatC — MEKKKITREEIHHIADLAYLFLDDEKAEKLALDLSEIIGYVEKLNELSTDDVEPMMHAVPLENILREDDVKPSIEREDTFRCAPLHDGEYFLVPKILEVD; from the coding sequence ATGGAAAAGAAAAAGATTACACGAGAAGAAATACATCATATTGCTGATTTGGCTTATTTATTTTTAGATGATGAGAAAGCGGAAAAATTGGCACTTGATTTATCGGAAATTATTGGGTATGTAGAGAAGTTAAATGAGTTGTCAACCGATGATGTGGAGCCGATGATGCATGCAGTTCCGCTGGAAAATATATTAAGAGAGGACGATGTAAAACCTTCGATTGAACGTGAGGATACGTTTCGTTGTGCTCCTTTGCACGATGGTGAGTATTTTTTAGTGCCTAAGATTTTGGAGGTGGATTAA
- the gatB gene encoding Asp-tRNA(Asn)/Glu-tRNA(Gln) amidotransferase subunit GatB has protein sequence MEYEPVIGMEVHVEIDTKSKAFCSCSTNFHAPPNTQVCPICLGMPGVLPVLNKAFVDKAIAVGLALNCSIASWSKMDRKNYFYPDLPKNYQISQYDLPLCRDGYLDIDVNGVSKRVRILRAHLEEDTARNTHDLGGGYSGIDFNRSGVPLLEIVTYPDLRSSEEVFVFLNELKLLLEYLGVSDCNMEEGSLRAEANVSVREKGVETLGVKTEIKNVASFSGVVKAIDYEIERQINLIRAGEKIIQETRGWDPDRGVTFSQRHKESAHDYRYFPEPDLVPLAVSKEWVDKIQNEMPELPQARRRRFQEQYGLSQYDATVLTATKEMADYYEKTVKCGADPKQSANWIQVELQAVLTYENSTIEQSPVKPEHIAELISLVKDEVISGKIAKEVLRKVFKTGRNPQEIIKEEGLVQITDEGAIRKVIREVINANVSQVEQYRSGKTKLFGFFVGQVMQKTGGKANPKMVNDILKEELER, from the coding sequence ATGGAATATGAGCCAGTTATAGGAATGGAAGTTCATGTAGAAATTGATACAAAGTCAAAAGCGTTTTGTTCTTGTAGCACAAATTTTCATGCTCCACCTAATACACAAGTATGCCCCATTTGTTTGGGTATGCCTGGTGTTTTACCTGTTTTAAATAAGGCGTTTGTAGATAAAGCGATTGCAGTAGGTTTAGCATTAAATTGTTCTATTGCTTCATGGTCGAAAATGGATAGGAAAAATTATTTTTATCCTGATTTGCCGAAAAACTATCAAATTAGTCAATATGATTTGCCTCTATGTCGGGATGGCTATTTAGATATAGATGTGAATGGTGTCTCAAAGCGGGTCAGAATTTTACGTGCCCATCTTGAAGAAGACACAGCACGAAATACGCATGATTTAGGCGGTGGATATAGTGGAATTGATTTTAACCGTAGTGGAGTTCCGTTGTTAGAAATAGTGACTTATCCTGATTTAAGGTCTTCCGAGGAGGTTTTTGTTTTTTTGAATGAGCTCAAACTTTTGTTAGAGTATTTAGGAGTTAGTGATTGTAATATGGAAGAAGGTTCATTGCGTGCAGAGGCAAATGTTAGTGTTCGTGAAAAAGGGGTTGAGACATTGGGTGTGAAGACAGAGATAAAGAATGTGGCTTCTTTTAGTGGTGTAGTTAAAGCGATAGATTATGAAATAGAACGGCAAATTAATCTTATCCGTGCAGGAGAGAAGATAATTCAGGAGACAAGGGGTTGGGATCCTGACCGTGGAGTAACTTTTTCACAACGGCATAAAGAGTCTGCTCATGACTACCGTTATTTTCCGGAGCCGGACCTTGTTCCTTTGGCTGTTTCTAAAGAATGGGTAGACAAAATCCAAAATGAGATGCCTGAACTGCCTCAAGCAAGGAGAAGACGTTTTCAGGAACAGTATGGTTTGTCTCAATATGATGCTACTGTTTTAACAGCAACGAAGGAAATGGCAGATTATTACGAGAAAACAGTGAAATGTGGAGCTGACCCGAAGCAATCAGCAAACTGGATACAGGTTGAGTTGCAAGCAGTACTTACTTATGAAAATTCTACCATTGAACAATCTCCTGTTAAACCTGAGCATATAGCCGAACTTATTTCATTAGTAAAAGATGAGGTTATTAGCGGTAAGATTGCGAAAGAAGTGCTACGGAAAGTTTTTAAAACGGGAAGGAATCCACAAGAGATTATAAAAGAAGAAGGTTTAGTTCAAATAACAGATGAAGGTGCAATACGTAAGGTAATAAGAGAAGTCATAAATGCAAACGTTTCTCAGGTAGAACAATATAGGAGTGGGAAGACGAAGTTATTTGGTTTCTTTGTGGGTCAGGTTATGCAGAAAACAGGTGGTAAAGCCAATCCGAAAATGGTAAATGATATACTAAAAGAAGAACTTGAAAGGTAG